The Streptomyces pactum genome contains a region encoding:
- a CDS encoding class E sortase has protein sequence MTALRPERDSGTAGDQGSSYGQPYGDSGAFGGGWHEDFSPEAAYRPLVGDDETVALRIPDPPAERTTTASPAGGGRAARRKAAKRRHGRRGAARGPSAAAEQAEAPKAPLSRVEARRQARARKPGPAVIASRAIGEVFITTGVLMLLFVTYQLWWTNVRAQAQADKAASNLQDDWASGKRNPGTFEPGQGFALLHIPKLDVVVPIAEGIDSKKVLDRGMVGHYAEGGLKTAMPDAKTGNFGLAGHRNTHGEPFRYINKLTPGDPIVVETQDKYFVYKMASILPVTSPSNVSVLDPVPEQSGFTGPGRYITLTTCTPEFTSKYRMIVWGKMAEERPRSKGKPDALVS, from the coding sequence GTGACCGCGCTGCGCCCCGAGCGCGACTCCGGCACGGCCGGTGACCAGGGATCCTCGTACGGGCAGCCGTACGGGGATTCCGGTGCGTTCGGGGGCGGCTGGCACGAGGACTTCTCTCCGGAGGCGGCGTACCGGCCCCTCGTCGGCGACGACGAGACGGTGGCGCTGCGGATTCCGGACCCGCCGGCGGAGCGGACCACCACTGCTTCCCCCGCGGGCGGCGGGCGCGCGGCCCGCAGGAAGGCCGCGAAACGGCGTCACGGGCGCCGTGGGGCCGCCCGGGGGCCGTCGGCGGCAGCGGAGCAGGCCGAGGCGCCGAAAGCGCCTCTGTCGCGCGTCGAGGCGCGTCGGCAGGCCCGTGCGCGCAAGCCGGGCCCCGCGGTGATCGCCAGCCGTGCGATCGGCGAGGTCTTCATCACGACCGGCGTGCTGATGCTGCTGTTCGTCACGTACCAGTTGTGGTGGACGAACGTGCGGGCGCAGGCGCAGGCGGACAAGGCGGCGAGCAACCTCCAGGACGACTGGGCGAGCGGCAAGCGCAACCCGGGGACGTTCGAGCCGGGGCAGGGCTTCGCGCTGCTGCACATTCCCAAGCTCGACGTCGTGGTGCCGATCGCGGAGGGCATCGACAGCAAGAAGGTGCTGGACCGGGGCATGGTCGGGCACTACGCCGAGGGCGGGCTGAAGACGGCGATGCCGGACGCGAAGACGGGCAACTTCGGGCTGGCGGGGCACCGCAACACGCACGGCGAGCCGTTCCGGTACATCAACAAGCTGACGCCGGGCGATCCGATCGTCGTGGAGACGCAGGACAAGTACTTCGTCTACAAGATGGCGTCGATCCTGCCGGTGACGTCGCCGAGCAACGTCAGTGTCCTCGACCCGGTGCCGGAGCAGTCCGGTTTCACCGGTCCCGGCCGCTACATCACCCTCACCA
- a CDS encoding aminodeoxychorismate/anthranilate synthase component II, giving the protein MSARILVVDNYDSFVFNLVQYLYQLGAECEVLRNDEVSTAHAHGGTSRSESGGGFDGVLLSPGPGTPEQAGVCVEMVRHCAATGVPVFGVCLGMQSMQVAYGGVVDRAPELLHGKTSPVEHAGRGVFAGLPSPFTATRYHSLAAEPATVPAELEVTARTHDGIVMGLRHRELPVEGVQFHPESVLTEHGHRMLANWLAECGDQDAVARSAGLAPVVGRATA; this is encoded by the coding sequence GTGAGCGCGCGCATCCTCGTCGTCGACAACTACGACAGCTTCGTCTTCAACCTGGTCCAGTACCTCTACCAGTTGGGCGCCGAGTGCGAGGTGCTGCGCAACGACGAGGTGTCGACGGCACACGCCCATGGGGGCACCTCCCGCTCGGAGAGTGGGGGAGGATTCGACGGTGTGCTGCTCTCTCCCGGCCCGGGTACGCCGGAGCAGGCGGGGGTCTGCGTCGAGATGGTGCGGCACTGCGCGGCGACCGGGGTGCCGGTCTTCGGGGTCTGTCTCGGCATGCAGTCGATGCAGGTGGCGTACGGCGGTGTGGTGGACCGGGCGCCGGAGCTGCTGCACGGCAAGACCTCGCCGGTCGAGCACGCGGGCCGGGGCGTCTTCGCCGGGCTGCCGTCTCCCTTCACGGCGACGCGGTACCACTCGCTGGCGGCGGAGCCGGCCACGGTCCCGGCCGAGCTGGAGGTGACGGCCCGCACGCACGACGGGATCGTGATGGGGCTGCGCCACCGGGAGCTGCCGGTCGAGGGCGTGCAGTTCCATCCGGAGTCGGTGCTGACCGAGCACGGGCACCGGATGCTGGCCAACTGGCTGGCGGAGTGCGGCGACCAGGACGCGGTGGCGAGGTCGGCGGGGCTCGCCCCGGTGGTGGGCAGGGCCACGGCGTGA